The following proteins come from a genomic window of Mycobacteriales bacterium:
- a CDS encoding fatty acyl-AMP ligase produces the protein MAEDSRIRWLRDSDVLSVTGMVRRQAEQRPDKVACVVTGRPGPDETWTYAELDRRARAVAARLAHAAAPGDRVLVLLPAGIEFVAGFLGCLYAGAIAVPLPYAPPGAGTGGERLAAVCDSARPAATLTTREWIAGDDRTGAVRLGSLVDAAAGDRRAADGWAGPAPDRDAVALLQYTSGSTGSPKGVMVTHANLLHNIGRIEETYASHRDPGPIEDTVAVSWLPHFHDMGLVALLGPLAVGGTAVLLSPVTFLRSPVAWLEAISRYRGRFSAAPNFAYDLCVDKITVEQQDGLDLRSWEVAVNGAEPVRPGTLERFAGRFSACGFRPAALAPCYGLAESTVFVTGGRRPEDPATLRLDRAALEHDGVATAPPAGASVPTTTEVVSCGRAPAGMRVRVVDPDRLVELGTDRVGEVWVSGPSVAAGYWRRPDETAATFGAELAGSAGGPYLRTGDLGFLRDGQLFVVGRRKDLIILDGRNLYPQDVEHTVATSHPAIAPRCAAFAVREDAPARVVVAAELRPGRRPVAGEAAGARRGVVDRDEVVAAVSARVRDEHDVGLAEVTLLRPGALPLTTSGKVRRRRCRELWLAGELRRW, from the coding sequence ATGGCCGAGGACAGCAGGATCCGATGGCTGCGGGACAGCGACGTCCTCAGCGTGACCGGGATGGTCCGCCGGCAGGCCGAGCAGCGTCCGGACAAGGTCGCGTGCGTCGTGACGGGCCGTCCGGGACCCGACGAGACCTGGACCTATGCCGAGCTCGACCGGCGGGCCCGGGCGGTGGCGGCGCGCCTCGCGCACGCCGCGGCTCCCGGCGACCGGGTGCTGGTGCTGCTCCCGGCCGGGATCGAGTTCGTCGCCGGGTTCCTCGGCTGCCTCTACGCCGGCGCCATCGCCGTCCCGTTGCCGTACGCGCCGCCGGGCGCCGGCACCGGCGGCGAGCGGCTAGCGGCCGTCTGCGACAGCGCGCGGCCGGCGGCCACCCTCACCACGAGGGAGTGGATCGCCGGGGACGACCGTACCGGCGCGGTTCGGTTGGGCTCGCTCGTCGACGCCGCGGCGGGGGACCGCCGCGCCGCCGACGGCTGGGCCGGTCCGGCACCGGACCGGGACGCGGTCGCGCTCCTGCAGTACACGTCCGGGTCGACCGGCAGCCCGAAGGGCGTGATGGTGACCCACGCCAATCTGCTGCACAACATCGGCCGGATCGAGGAGACCTACGCGTCGCACCGCGACCCGGGGCCGATCGAGGACACCGTCGCGGTGAGCTGGCTTCCCCACTTCCACGACATGGGCCTCGTCGCCCTGCTGGGCCCGCTGGCCGTCGGGGGTACGGCGGTGCTGCTGTCGCCGGTCACGTTCCTGCGCAGCCCGGTGGCCTGGCTCGAGGCGATCTCCCGCTACCGCGGGCGCTTCAGCGCGGCCCCGAACTTCGCGTACGACCTCTGTGTCGACAAGATCACCGTCGAGCAGCAGGACGGGCTCGACCTGCGCAGCTGGGAGGTCGCCGTCAACGGGGCCGAGCCGGTGCGGCCCGGGACGCTGGAGCGCTTCGCCGGCAGGTTCTCCGCCTGCGGGTTCCGGCCCGCCGCCCTCGCCCCCTGCTACGGGCTGGCCGAGTCGACCGTCTTCGTCACCGGCGGCCGCCGCCCGGAGGACCCGGCGACGCTGCGGCTGGACCGGGCGGCGCTCGAGCACGACGGCGTCGCCACCGCGCCCCCGGCCGGCGCGTCCGTCCCGACGACCACGGAGGTCGTCTCCTGCGGCCGGGCGCCGGCCGGCATGCGGGTGCGCGTCGTCGACCCGGACCGGCTGGTCGAGCTGGGTACGGACCGTGTCGGGGAGGTCTGGGTCTCCGGCCCGAGCGTCGCCGCCGGCTACTGGCGGCGTCCCGACGAGACGGCGGCGACCTTCGGCGCCGAACTGGCCGGTTCCGCGGGCGGCCCCTACCTGCGTACCGGGGACCTGGGGTTCCTCCGCGACGGGCAGCTCTTCGTCGTCGGCCGCCGCAAGGATCTGATCATCCTGGACGGCCGCAACCTGTACCCGCAGGACGTCGAGCACACGGTCGCCACCAGCCACCCGGCCATCGCGCCCCGCTGCGCGGCGTTCGCCGTGCGCGAGGACGCGCCGGCCCGGGTCGTCGTCGCCGCCGAGCTGCGGCCCGGCCGCCGCCCGGTGGCCGGGGAGGCGGCCGGTGCCCGCCGCGGCGTGGTGGACCGGGACGAGGTGGTCGCCGCGGTCTCGGCCCGGGTGCGCGACGAGCACGACGTCGGCCTGGCCGAGGTCACCCTGCTGCGTCCCGGCGCGCTGCCGCTCACCACCAGCGGCAAGGTGCGGCGGCGGCGCTGCCGGGAGCTGTGGCTGGCCGGCGAGCTGAGGAGGTGGTGA
- a CDS encoding glutamate-cysteine ligase family protein, whose amino-acid sequence MSWPRLRQDCVEVLLAPFPGGLGGGRRVGLENEYVVTTADGVMAPPGTIAALWRELAAQGWQLLRDVQRDTVVGARTGADVVTTDYGYATLELNIAPERTLHDAGRRLAALVATVAASLARHGGVLLGYGAQPVTGPAAGQLGPATRYPLLAAARTEELRGRDTTGDLLCLSASSQTQVDVTRAEAVDVLNALTATAGVRAALLANSSVWQGREGPELAARELFWDRWWPGRREQVGVPRRFHDAEHYVETLAGYRGLLIGRPEGSWLLADRPPFRELLVSRAAVRGLGPAGAGTLLRVVPGDLVSHSGIGWGAARLHLRHGTVEDRVACQQPPEAPLAAAALTLGLVERFRDVLALVDGRPWHRWQAFRQAACTYGLRARSGGIDGPAMAGELLAVARHGLRDRGHGEEALLEPLDERLESGRVPADEARDLLRTGGARALVARYDMRSAAGPAEVRPQLVTDGRGRV is encoded by the coding sequence GTGAGCTGGCCCCGGTTGCGGCAGGACTGCGTCGAGGTGCTGCTGGCGCCGTTCCCGGGCGGGCTCGGCGGCGGCCGGCGCGTCGGCCTGGAGAACGAGTACGTCGTCACCACGGCGGACGGCGTCATGGCACCGCCGGGAACCATCGCCGCGCTGTGGCGGGAGCTGGCGGCGCAGGGCTGGCAGCTGCTGCGCGACGTCCAGCGGGACACCGTGGTCGGCGCCCGCACCGGCGCCGACGTCGTCACCACCGACTACGGGTACGCGACACTGGAGCTCAACATCGCTCCGGAGCGAACGCTCCACGATGCCGGCCGCCGGCTGGCCGCGCTGGTCGCCACCGTGGCCGCGAGCCTCGCGCGGCACGGCGGGGTGCTCCTCGGGTACGGGGCGCAGCCGGTCACCGGTCCCGCAGCCGGCCAGCTCGGCCCGGCGACCCGCTACCCGCTGCTCGCCGCGGCCCGTACCGAGGAGCTGCGCGGCCGGGACACGACCGGGGACCTGCTGTGCCTGAGCGCGTCCAGCCAGACCCAGGTCGACGTGACCCGCGCCGAGGCCGTCGACGTCCTGAACGCGCTGACCGCCACGGCCGGGGTCCGGGCCGCCCTGCTGGCCAACTCCTCGGTCTGGCAGGGCCGGGAGGGCCCGGAGCTCGCGGCGCGGGAGCTGTTCTGGGACCGGTGGTGGCCGGGCCGGCGCGAGCAGGTCGGAGTGCCGCGGCGCTTCCACGACGCCGAGCACTACGTGGAGACGCTCGCCGGCTACCGCGGCCTGCTGATCGGCCGGCCGGAGGGCAGTTGGCTGCTGGCCGACCGCCCGCCGTTCCGGGAGCTGCTGGTCTCCCGCGCCGCCGTACGCGGTCTCGGCCCGGCCGGCGCCGGGACCCTGCTGCGGGTGGTCCCGGGCGACCTGGTCAGCCATTCGGGCATCGGGTGGGGCGCGGCGCGGCTGCACCTGCGGCACGGCACCGTGGAGGATCGGGTCGCGTGTCAGCAGCCGCCCGAGGCGCCGCTGGCCGCGGCGGCCCTGACGCTGGGCCTGGTCGAGCGGTTCCGGGACGTGCTCGCGCTCGTCGACGGCCGGCCGTGGCACCGGTGGCAGGCGTTCCGGCAGGCCGCGTGCACGTACGGCCTGCGGGCCCGCTCGGGTGGCATCGACGGGCCCGCCATGGCGGGCGAACTGCTGGCGGTCGCCCGGCACGGGCTGCGCGACCGCGGGCACGGCGAGGAGGCCTTGCTCGAACCGCTGGACGAGCGGCTGGAGTCGGGGCGGGTGCCGGCCGACGAGGCCCGCGACCTGCTGCGCACCGGAGGGGCGCGGGCGTTGGTGGCCCGCTACGACATGCGATCCGCGGCCGGGCCCGCCGAGGTGCGGCCGCAGTTGGTGACCGACGGTCGAGGAAGGGTGTGA
- a CDS encoding MbtH family protein codes for MADTQDDRTYKVVVNDEEQYSVWFADRENPPGWRDEGRSGPKDECLRHIDEVWTDMRPLSLRRRMATSEGGA; via the coding sequence ATGGCGGACACCCAGGACGACCGGACGTACAAGGTCGTCGTCAACGACGAGGAGCAGTACTCCGTCTGGTTCGCGGACCGGGAGAACCCGCCGGGCTGGCGGGACGAGGGCCGGAGCGGGCCGAAGGACGAGTGCCTGCGGCACATCGACGAGGTCTGGACGGACATGCGGCCGCTGAGCCTGCGCCGGCGGATGGCGACCTCCGAGGGCGGCGCCTGA